Proteins from a genomic interval of Phycisphaerae bacterium:
- a CDS encoding MBL fold metallo-hydrolase — MAIQYTVVSIGALSRNPFWGETTAVRTAHATTTLIRTGDRKILVDPALPATVLDARLFERTGLHLADIDTVFLTTFRTAHRMGLPALEGARWYIHPAEKDWAKAYLEEMRGRLKKEAPVVDDELALLERCKAPEDKLAEGVELFPSPGASPGGCGLLLTPVTGSVVIAGDAVISQEYLEHGRVWDQSHDLKRAQESLQDILEVADLVIPAHDNILPVAGKLFGV; from the coding sequence ATGGCCATTCAGTACACCGTGGTCAGTATAGGCGCCTTGAGCCGCAACCCGTTCTGGGGCGAAACGACCGCCGTCCGCACCGCCCACGCCACCACCACCCTGATCCGAACGGGCGACCGCAAGATTCTGGTCGATCCGGCCCTCCCGGCCACCGTCCTGGATGCCCGGCTCTTTGAGCGGACCGGCCTGCACCTGGCGGATATCGACACCGTCTTCCTGACCACCTTCCGCACCGCCCACCGCATGGGCCTGCCCGCCCTGGAGGGGGCCAGGTGGTACATTCACCCAGCCGAAAAGGACTGGGCCAAGGCCTACCTGGAGGAGATGCGGGGACGGCTCAAGAAGGAAGCGCCGGTGGTCGACGACGAACTGGCCCTGCTGGAACGCTGCAAGGCCCCGGAGGACAAGCTGGCTGAGGGGGTGGAACTGTTTCCCTCGCCCGGCGCCTCGCCCGGAGGCTGCGGGCTGCTGTTGACGCCGGTGACCGGATCGGTGGTCATCGCGGGCGACGCGGTGATCTCGCAGGAGTACCTCGAGCACGGCCGCGTCTGGGACCAGAGCCACGACCTGAAGCGAGCCCAGGAATCTCTACAGGATATTCTGGAGGTGGCCGACCTGGTCATCCCGGCCCACGACAACATCCTGCCGGTGGCGGGCAAGCTGTTCGGAGTCTAG